In Musa acuminata AAA Group cultivar baxijiao chromosome BXJ2-3, Cavendish_Baxijiao_AAA, whole genome shotgun sequence, the following proteins share a genomic window:
- the LOC135607607 gene encoding putative glycine-rich cell wall structural protein 1, protein MDAGSVVSWPGNSGGGGRAGNRGDGGRWPERSDGGWAGRKQGTQGDGGSSAGEGNVPRRDRYASVSGRRWFWSWGCPTEGCAEEGDGIARGEPPSEESEGAGPEDACGFDHVRGYRPRLARGCSLSRGHGECEGEGGARVGRASGGVASGLLRQHLGTIQPFGFFPFMRFPATSASAGMYWLVRWSISGMVDGGFSISD, encoded by the exons atggacgctggcagcgtcgtctcctggccggggaacagcggcggtggtggtcgcgCCGGGaaccggggcgatggtgggcgctggccggagagaagcgacggcgggtgggctggccggaagcaggggacgcaggg AGATGGTGGATCTTCGGCGGGTGAAGGGAACGTCCCACGGCGGGATCGCTACGCCAGCGTCTCGGGGCGACGATGGTTCTGGAGCTGGGGGTGCCCTACGGAGGGATGCGCCGAAGAGGGCGACGGGATCGCCAGAGGGGAGCCGCCCTCGGAAGAAAGTGAAGGGGCTGGCCCGGAAGATGCATGCGGGTTCGACCATGTGCGAGGGTACCGCCCCAGGCTCGCCCGAGGTTGCTCCCTAAGCCGGGGGCATGGGGAGTGCGAAGGAGAGGGTGGTGCCCGGGTCGGTCGGGCCTCCGGCGGGGTGGCATCGGGGCTATTGAGGCAGCACCTCGGGACTATTCAACCCTTTGGCTTCTTTCCGTTCATGCGCTTTCCTGCCACCAGCGCTTCGGCGGGGATGTACTGGTTGgtgcgctggagcatctcgggaatGGTTGATGGTGGCTTCTCGATCAGCGACTAG
- the LOC135608181 gene encoding squamosa promoter-binding-like protein 6, with protein sequence MEARVGSESHQFFAAGTSNLNGIGKKSFEWDLNDWSWDGELFVATKLNEIPADCRNKHLLQDAAKRLLSNCSSSSSGGFDLGIVENGKGEAEKRRRIIVVEEDESYGGSGSLSLKLGGHAFPVMEADLANGNKSKPQGGSSSHPTCQVEGCGADLSDSKDYHRRHKVCEMHAKASSAVVRNAIQRFCQQCSRFHLLEEFDEGKRSCRRRLAGHNRRRRKTHPDLIVNGNSSINEQASGYLLMSLLRVLSNLQSDNSEPPQDQELLTHFLRNLASLAKSFDPSNLSQLLQASQDPQKFVTAAGTSSEAVIMSVPNGVPEQVSGGPLCLTDKINCNPGTCGRQTDHSTIDIPSNGMIVSAEPVIDGVRIKDFDLNNTYSETQDCEEGREKPATPLCTEMSSRNCPSCLLQNSHHSSPPQSIGNSDSTSNQSQSSSHEDVRCRTDRIIFKLFGKDPTDLPLILRTQILDWLSNSPTDIESYIRPGCIILTIYLCQAESAWVQLYDDLSSNLNRLLHNSSDDLWTTGWIFAMVQDRAAFIYDGQVVLDIPLHIKHPNHCKILSVTPIAVSHSTKVKFTVKGFNLSQPTSSLLCSFDGKYLVQETSQSLVEAANSSGGQELSQCLSFSCLLPDVMGRGFIEFEDCGLSNGFLPFIIAEEDVCSEIRMLENAIDVASCDDQFHERTNAEIARNQALDFINEFGWLLRRNHMISISRESKFSPSIFTLTRFRWLMSFAMNREWSAVVKKLLDILFSGTVDAGRQSPMELALAENLLHSAVQMKSKALVELLLRYVPNRTSKDTDPDRFLFRPDMLGPSGITPLHIAASTDDAENILDALTDDPGQLGIRAWKSAQDSTGFTPEGYALAQGHDSYVRLVQNKIDKQSSLSQVVLNISGDASDKLVDALKSSKPSVSEISRIWLSTKPQPYCNRCSQQLVYPNSVARTMLYRPVMLSLVGIAAVCVCVGLLFKTPPQVFFVCPSFRWELLDYGFI encoded by the exons ATGGAGGCCAGGGTTGGGAGTGAGAGCCATCAGTTTTTTGCTGCTGGGACGTCTAATCTGAATGGTATTGGGAAGAAGAGTTTCgagtgggacttgaatgactgGAGCTGGGATGGTGAGCTCTTTGTTGCGACCAAATTGAATGAAATTCCTGCAGACTGTCGAAACAAACATCTGCTCCAAGATGCAGCAAAACGATTGCTGTCAAAttgttcatcttcttcttctggagGGTTTGATTTAGGCATAGTCGAGAATGGAAAAGGTGAAGCAGAGAAGCGGAGGAGGATTATAGTAGTGGAAGAGGATGAATCTTATGGCGGAAGTGGATCTCTTAGTTTAAAGCTTGGGGGCCATGCTTTTCCAGTCATGGAGGCTGACCTTGCAAATGGAAATAAGAGCAAACCACAAGGTGGCAGTTCAAGTCATCCAACTTGCCAGGTCGAAGGCTGTGGTGCTGACCTCAGTGATTCAAAGGACTACCATAGGCGACACAAGGTCTGTGAGATGCATGCGAAGGCCAGCTCAGCAGTTGTCAGAAATGCTATCCAGCGCTTCTGCCAGCAATGTAGTAG ATTTCATCTTCTTGAAGAGTTTGATGAAGGGAAAAGAAGTTGTCGACGACGCTTGGCTGGTCACAACAGACGGAGGAGGAAAACACATCCTGATCTCATTGTGAATGGGAATTCTTCTATTAATGAACAGGCTAGCGGTTACTTATTGATGAGTTTACTCAGGGTCCTATCCAATTTGCAAT CTGATAACTCTGAGCCACCACAAGACCAGGAGCTCTTGACTCATTTTCTAAGGAACCTTGCCAGCCTTGCTAAGTCCTTTGATCCCAGTAACCTTTCTCAACTCCTACAGGCATCTCAGGATCCACAAAAGTTTGTAACGGCTGCTGGAACATCCTCAGAAGCTGTTATTATGTCTGTTCCAAATGGTGTTCCCGAGCAAGTATCTGGCGGTCCCTTATGTTTGACAGATAAAATAAATTGCAACCCCGGTACTTGTGGTAGGCAAACTGATCATAGTACAATTGACATACCCTCAAATGGAATGATAGTTTCTGCAG AACCAGTCATTGATGGAGTCAGAATTAAGGACTTTGATTTGAACAATACCTATAGCGAGACACAAGATTGTGAAGAAGGAAGAGAGAAGCCAGCAACTCCCTTGTGTACTGAGATGAGTTCTCGTAATTGCCCTTCATGTTTACTGCAGAATTCTCATCACTCAAGTCCACCTCAGAGTATTGGCAATTCAGATTCAACATCCAACCAATCACAGTCTAGTTCCCATGAAGATGTTCGG TGTCGAACTGATAGGATCATTTTCAAACTCTTCGGCAAAGACCCTACCGATCTTCCTCTCATTTTGAGAACACAG ATTCTTGACTGGTTATCCAATAGTCCAACAGATATAGAGAGCTACATTAGGCCAGGCTGTATAATTCTGACAATATACCTTTGCCAAGCTGAGTCTGCTTGGGTACAG CTCTACGATGATTTAAGCTCCAACCTAAATAGGCTTTTGCATAACTCCTCTGATGATCTCTGGACGACAGGATGGATTTTTGCTATGGTACAAGATCGTGCGGCTTTTATTTATGATG GTCAGGTTGTGCTAGACATACCTTTGCATATCAAACATCCCAACCACTGTAAGATTTTGTCTGTCACACCTATTGCTGTTTCTCATTCTACAAAGGTCAAGTTTACTGTGAAGGGCTTTAATCTTTCTCAACCAACATCTAG CTTACTATGTTCGTTTGATGGGAAATACTTGGTCCAGGAGACATCACAAAGTTTAGTTGAAGCGGCAAATAGCAGTGGTGGGCAAGAGTTGTCTCAATGCCTTAGCTTTTCTTGTTTGCTACCTGATGTCATGGGGAGAGGATTTATCGAG TTTGAAGACTGTGGCCTTAGTAATGGGTTCCTCCCCTTCATAATCGCGGAGGAAGATGTATGCTCTGAGATCCGTATGCTGGAGAATGCGATAGATGTGGCTTCATGTGATGACCAATTTCATGAAAGAACAAATGCAGAAATTGCCAGAAATCAAGCTCTGGACTTTATAAATGAATTTGGGTGGCTTCTCCGGAGGAATCATATGATATCTATTTCTCGAGAATCTAAATTTTCACCAAGTATCTTTACCCTGACACGGTTCAGGTGGCTTATGTCATTCGCTATGAATAGGGAGTGGTCTGCAGTTGTGAAAAaacttcttgatattttatttagtgGAACGGTAGATGCAGGCAGGCAATCACCCATGGAGCTTGCCTTGGCTGAAAATTTGCTTCACAGTGCTGTACAAATGAAATCCAAGGCCTTGGTTgagcttcttttgagatatgtaCCCAACAGAACTTCAAAGGATACGGATCCAGATCGATTCTTGTTTAGACCTGACATGCTTGGCCCCTCAGGCATCACTCCACTGCATATTGCAGCTTCCACTGATGATGCTGAGAACATATTGGATGCCCTTACCGATGATCCTGGACAG CTGGGAATTAGGGCATGGAAGAGCGCACAAGACAGTACTGGATTCACTCCCGAAGGCTATGCCCTTGCTCAGGGCCATGATTCATACGTAAGATTGGTTCAGAATAAAATCGATAAGCAAAGCAGCCTGAGTCAAGTGGTCCTCAACATCTCCGGAGATGCCTCCGATAAGCTAGTAGATGCACTAAAATCCAGTAAACCAAGTGTTTCTGAGATAAGCAGGATCTGGTTGAGCACAAAACCGCAACCCTACTGCAACAGGTGCAGCCAACAGCTGGTTTACCCGAACTCCGTGGCAAGGACTATGCTGTATAGACCAGTAATGCTGTCCCTGGTGGGTATCGCGGCTGTCTGTGTCTGTGTCGGACTGCTATTTAAGACTCCACCGCAAGTGTTCTTTGTGTGCCCCTCATTCAGGTGGGAATTGTTGGACTATGGCTTCATCTGA
- the LOC103978913 gene encoding guanosine deaminase — translation MEEAQVVESKGSISVASAFAGHHEAVQDRDHKFLSKAVEEAYHGVECGDGGPFGAVVVHNDEIVVSCHNMVLKNTDPTAHAEVAAIREACKKLGKIELSDCEIYASCEPCPMCFGAIHLSRLKRLVYGAKAEAAIAIGFDDFIADALRGTGFYQKAHLEIKRADGNGAIIAEQVFEKTKEKFQMY, via the exons ATGGAAGAGGCGCAAG TGGTGGAGTCAAAAGGGTCCATCTCTGTGGCTTCTGCCTTTGCTGGCCATCATGAAG CTGTTCAAGATAGAGATCATAAATTTTTGTCAAAAGCTGTGGAAGAAGCATACCATGGAGTTGAATGTGGTGATGGAGGCCCATTTGGTGCAGTTGTCGTTCATAATGATGAGATAGTTGTTAGTTGTCATAACATGGTGCTGAAGAACACTGATCCTACTGCTCATGCTGAGGTGGCTGCAATAAGGGAG GCTTGCAAAAAGCTGGGGAAAATTGAACTTTCTGATTGTGAGATATATGCCTCCTGTGAGCCTTGTCCAATGTGCTTTGGAGCGATTCATCTTTCCCGACTCAAG AGGCTGGTGTATGGAGCAAAGGCGGAGGCCGCCATAGCTATTGGATTTGATGACTTCATTGCCGATGCTCTAAGAGGTACTGGGTTCTATCAGAAGGCTCATCTGGAGATCAAAAGGGCCGACGGCAATGGAGCCATCATCGCTGAACAAGTATTCGAGAAGACCAAGGAAAAGTTTCAGATGTACTAG